The Argopecten irradians isolate NY chromosome 16, Ai_NY, whole genome shotgun sequence genome window below encodes:
- the LOC138311082 gene encoding LOW QUALITY PROTEIN: cartilage matrix protein-like (The sequence of the model RefSeq protein was modified relative to this genomic sequence to represent the inferred CDS: deleted 1 base in 1 codon), which translates to MKFSFTAGRILLLVSVGWSCGESVIGENSIGNNQSKITTRFGDILTNQNYRYGRGGSRHGQCHLSKADIFFLVDSSGSVGSQNFQLQKDFIVDFINKMTISLNDVMVGVFTFSTSPTREIKLLQNRNKASLIAGVKAIPYRSGSTHTGTAIEKVIQQALTGTSDNRAGVPDTLIVMTDGQSNNKAETFNAARHLHATGTATYAIGIGSGVNRDEIVAIASDASKVKVISSFNDLRGITNTLFRDACQSNNQRIVTTTTPTTTTTTPTTTPTTPKTTTTIPTTTTTTPTTTTTTPTTTTTTPTTTTTTPTTTTTTPTTTTTTPTTTTTTPTTTTSTRLPTTTPTVCSLSKADIFFLVDSSGSVGSSNFQLQKDFIVNFINKMTISVTDVLVGVVTFSTLPTYVIPLMKNRDKASLLANVGAIRYIRGSTNTGIAIEYVIQHALSGTSGNRLDVPDTLIVMTDGQSNNKSLTLTAARHLHATGTDIYAIGIGDGVNKDEIGAIASDPTKVKVVSSFQGLGTISDTLFRETCQSNNQRTVKTPTSTTTTTTTTTPTPSTTTTTPSTTTPTNPSTTTPTTSPTGCTAPMVDIVFILDSSGSVGETDFRKLLNFVSDFAQYAIVGPNNIQMSVLTFASDVTANFELNTYDRSDSIINAVLNIPYEDGGTHTEKALQMALYHSFTRQTGDRPNAKNVLVIVTDGYSYDHQATQYAADMLHLYQIETIAVGVGEGVDDSELQGIATDSRHILKTPSFDSLNSLRSKIQLFLC; encoded by the exons ATGAAGTTCTCCTTCACGGCTGGCCGGATACTGCTACTTGTATCGGTAGGTTGGAGCTGCGGCGAAAGCGTGATTGGTGAAAATTCTATCggtaacaaccaatcaaaaATAACCACACGTTTTGGTGATatactgaccaatcagaacTATCGTTATGGACGGGGAGGATCCAGGCATGGCC aatGTCATTTATCAAAGGCCGATATCTTCTTTTTGGTGGATTCTTCCGGAAGCGTTGGATCACAAAATTTCCAACTACAGAAGGATTTCATCGTTGACTTTATCAACAAGATGACAATAAGCCTAAACGATGTAATGGTTGGAGTTTTCACTTTTTCCACGTCGCCGACTCGTGAGATCAAACTTCTTCAGAACCGCAACAAGGCGTCCCTGATAGCGGGTGTTAAAGCCATCCCGTACAGAAGCGGGTCTACACACACCGGAACAGCTATTGAAAAGGTCATACAGCAAGCGTTGACCGGAACTTCCGACAACAGAGCTGGTGTTCCGGACACTTTGATCGTGATGACCGATGGTCAGTCTAACAACAAGGCTGAGACGTTTAATGCTGCCAGGCACCTGCACGCGACAGGGACAGCCACCTACGCCATTGGTATTGGGAGCGGGGTCAATAGGGATGAAATCGTCGCCATAGCATCCGATGCAagcaaggtcaaggtcatttccaGTTTCAACGACCTCAGGGGAATCACTAACACATTATTCAGAGACGCATGTCAAT CAAACAATCAGCGCATCGtaacaactaccactccaacgactacaactaccactccaacaaccactcCTACCACTCCAAaaaccacaactaccattccaacaactacaactaccactccaacaaccacaactaccactccaacaactacaaccacCACTCCAACGacaacaactaccactccaacgacaacaactaccactccaacgacaacaactaccactccaacaactaccACTACCACTCCAACGACGACAACTTCTACTCGATTACCCACGACAACACCTACAG TGTGTAGTTTATCAAAGGCCGATATCTTCTTCCTCGTGGATTCCTCCGGAAGTGTTGGATCGTCGAATTTCCAGTTACAGAAGGATTTCATTGTTAACTTCATCAACAAGATGACAATTAGCGTCACTGATGTGTTGGTTGGTGTTGTCACGTTTTCCACCTTGCCGACCTATGTGATACCACTCATGAAAAATCGGGATAAGGCCTCACTATTAGCCAATGTTGGCGCCATCCGATACATTCGTGGATCGACTAATACCGGAATAGCTATTGAATACGTCATACAGCATGCGCTGTCCGGCACTTCCGGTAACAGACTTGACGTCCCGGACACTTTGATTGTGATGACCGATGGTCAGTCTAACAATAAGAGTTTAACGCTCACTGCTGCCAGACACCTGCACGCGACTGGGACGGATATATATGCCATCGGTATCGGGGACGGGGTCAATAAGGATGAGATCGGCGCCATAGCTTCAGATCCgacaaaggtcaaggtcgtaTCCAGTTTCCAAGGTCTCGGGACAATTTCTGATACCTTGTTCAGAGAAACGTGTCAAT CAAACAATCAACGTACTGTGAAAACTCCAACctcaacaactacaacaacgaCTACTACAACTCCAACTCCATCCACTACTACAACAACTCCATCCACTACAACTCCAACCAAC CCATCCACTACAACTCCAACGACATCCCCCACAG GATGTACAGCACCTATGGTGGATATCGTGTTTATACTGGATTCTTCGGGCAGCGTCGGAGAGACTGATTTCCGGAAGTTGCTAAATTTCGTGTCGGATTTTGCGCAATACGCTATAGTTGGTCCaaacaacatacaaatgagtGTGCTGACGTTCGCTTCTGACGTCACTGCGAACTTTGAATTAAACACATATGACAGAAGCGATTCCATTATAAATGCAGTTCTCAACATCCCTTATGAAGATGGCGGAACACACACGGAAAAGGCCCTGCAGATGGCGCTGTATCACAGCTTCACGCGACAGACCGGGGACCGCCCTAACGCTAAGAACGTCCTGGTGATCGTTACGGATGGCTATTCATATGACCACCAGGCCACACAGTATGCGGCTGATATGTTACATCTGTACCAGATAGAGACCATCGCCgtgggggtgggggagggggtggaCGATTCGGAACTACAAGGGATAGCTACAGACAGTCGACACATCCTCAAGACACCCAGCTTCGACTCTCTTAACAGTCTCAGGTCAAAAATCCAACTTTTCTTGTGCTAA